A portion of the Mesobacillus sp. AQ2 genome contains these proteins:
- a CDS encoding DsbA family oxidoreductase yields MTLKIKIYSDYVUPFCFLAEFPLKEAIDGKDVELEWMPFELRPYPNKTLKPEEHYLQSTWKQSVYPMAERMGVEIVLPDVSPQPYTHLAFEGYQYAKEHGKGNEYNDHMLRAFFQRGLDIGNLKVLTMLAGEVGLDQDEYRHALETRKYKEAHQQALDHAYNEVDITAVPTFIVGDRVVPGMRSKEALEQIILSEMDDPNEGMSCGVDRC; encoded by the coding sequence ATGACACTGAAAATCAAAATTTATTCAGACTATGTTTGACCATTCTGTTTTTTGGCGGAGTTTCCGCTGAAGGAAGCCATCGATGGGAAGGATGTCGAACTGGAATGGATGCCTTTTGAATTAAGGCCCTATCCCAACAAAACGTTAAAGCCTGAGGAACATTACCTGCAAAGCACCTGGAAGCAATCTGTTTATCCTATGGCTGAGCGGATGGGGGTGGAGATTGTCCTTCCCGATGTATCTCCCCAGCCGTACACACACCTTGCATTTGAGGGATATCAGTATGCGAAGGAGCATGGAAAAGGAAATGAGTATAATGACCATATGCTCAGGGCATTTTTCCAGAGGGGGTTAGATATTGGGAACCTTAAGGTTTTGACAATGCTTGCCGGTGAAGTTGGTCTCGATCAAGATGAATATCGTCACGCGCTCGAAACCCGTAAGTATAAAGAGGCTCATCAACAAGCACTGGATCATGCTTATAACGAGGTGGACATCACTGCTGTTCCGACGTTCATCGTTGGAGACAGGGTCGTTCCGGGGATGAGGTCGAAAGAAGCACTGGAACAAATTATCCTCTCAGAAATGGACGACCCCAATGAAGGAATGTCCTGTGGAGTGGATAGGTGTTAA
- a CDS encoding putative sulfate exporter family transporter: protein MMKMNELLPRFSVPVFKGIALTLVLALAARLIAGLPFFAIMGQLVIAIMLGMMWRAAVGVDNGLLEGASYSSKKLLRLGIILLGFRLNLYDIYNAGATVFFIAFANLTFALLVVYGLSRLFKVEKRLGILTACGTAICGAAAVVAIAPVIKANEKETAVGAANVAVLGTIFTILYTLIFSYLGLNALDYGVFAGGTLHEIAHVVAAADPAGQAALDLAIIVKLTRVALLVPVAILIGILIKRKETGATGEKMTFASLPIPWFILGFLAVSAFNTTGLVSEGAASAIVSFAYLLIGMAMAGLGLNVDFKSFRQMGGKALTAGLAGSVLLSGFGYLLVRLFY, encoded by the coding sequence ATGATGAAAATGAATGAACTTTTGCCTCGTTTTAGCGTGCCGGTGTTCAAAGGGATTGCTTTAACGTTGGTACTGGCACTGGCTGCGCGCCTGATCGCAGGACTGCCCTTCTTCGCGATCATGGGCCAGCTTGTCATCGCCATCATGCTCGGAATGATGTGGCGTGCTGCCGTTGGAGTGGATAACGGTTTGTTGGAGGGTGCCTCTTATTCCAGCAAAAAGCTCCTTCGGCTCGGTATTATTTTGCTGGGTTTCAGGCTGAATCTTTATGATATATACAATGCAGGGGCGACTGTCTTTTTCATCGCATTTGCGAATCTGACGTTTGCCTTGCTGGTGGTTTATGGTCTGAGCAGGCTTTTCAAGGTTGAAAAGCGACTCGGCATCCTGACTGCCTGTGGCACGGCGATATGCGGAGCTGCAGCAGTCGTCGCCATCGCACCAGTCATCAAGGCGAATGAAAAAGAAACAGCCGTCGGTGCAGCAAATGTTGCGGTGCTCGGAACGATATTTACTATCCTTTATACGTTGATTTTTTCTTATCTTGGGTTGAATGCACTGGACTATGGCGTTTTCGCCGGAGGCACCTTGCATGAGATCGCCCACGTCGTCGCAGCTGCCGATCCGGCTGGACAGGCAGCGCTTGACCTCGCCATCATCGTAAAATTGACGAGAGTAGCACTGCTTGTCCCTGTCGCCATTTTAATCGGCATCCTGATTAAACGGAAGGAAACCGGAGCAACGGGAGAGAAAATGACGTTCGCCTCCCTTCCGATTCCCTGGTTCATCCTTGGTTTCCTCGCCGTCAGTGCCTTCAATACGACAGGACTGGTCAGCGAAGGCGCCGCTTCGGCAATCGTCAGCTTCGCCTATCTGCTGATCGGGATGGCAATGGCCGGATTAGGATTGAATGTTGATTTCAAATCATTCCGCCAAATGGGCGGAAAGGCATTGACAGCCGGACTTGCCGGGTCTGTGCTGCTTTCGGGGTTTGGGTACTTGCTTGTCAGACTGTTTTATTAA
- a CDS encoding MASE3 domain-containing protein has product MERSMSEGRFLIYTIAAVMFFMLIHLYHSDLSPYLNPENYIAIHTILEFFSIAVSFSIFSYGWKLFGFTKSRKILMLSFLFFIVGVLDLLHTVTFKGMPFFITESSIAKATWFWVAARVAESLLIVLVLILPERQLKMDSRRICLALCTIVLGTIMYMIFRYEQSLPLLVIEGEGTTLLKNVIEYGVGFLHFISIVISLYFYHEGKDGQHLYVALAFTFLFLSELVFTIYQSVYDIDNFTGHLYKAAGYFFIMRGFYFSTIADDSFFTGPREKVWSQPEEMIQSHYGIIFRLTKQGNDFIHKIVGGGLLEDLGFTPNEINGKTLKEFLPEKAGRVEKYYECVWKNNEKIVFDIEIGGNTYAISLMPVLNNGEVVEIAGAVMGIVKHSRLDRCSRSTKANAL; this is encoded by the coding sequence ATGGAGAGAAGCATGTCGGAGGGAAGATTCCTAATCTATACCATTGCTGCGGTGATGTTCTTTATGCTGATTCATCTTTATCACTCCGATCTTTCACCCTACTTGAATCCTGAAAACTATATTGCCATCCATACTATTTTGGAATTTTTCAGTATTGCAGTTTCCTTTTCGATTTTTTCATATGGCTGGAAATTGTTCGGTTTCACTAAGTCAAGAAAGATCCTGATGCTTTCGTTTTTGTTCTTCATTGTCGGTGTACTCGATTTATTACACACGGTGACGTTCAAAGGCATGCCGTTTTTTATAACCGAAAGCTCGATCGCAAAGGCGACATGGTTTTGGGTTGCCGCCAGGGTGGCCGAGTCGTTGTTGATAGTCCTTGTTCTCATTCTGCCGGAACGCCAGCTGAAGATGGATTCAAGGCGAATCTGCCTTGCTTTATGTACCATTGTTCTCGGTACCATTATGTATATGATTTTCAGGTATGAACAAAGTCTGCCTCTTCTCGTCATTGAAGGAGAAGGAACGACGCTTTTAAAAAATGTCATCGAATATGGTGTCGGTTTCCTGCACTTTATTTCCATCGTGATTTCGCTTTATTTTTATCATGAAGGCAAGGATGGCCAGCATCTGTATGTGGCTCTCGCATTTACGTTTTTATTCCTGTCGGAGCTTGTTTTTACCATCTATCAGAGCGTCTACGACATCGATAATTTCACCGGCCATTTATACAAGGCAGCAGGCTACTTTTTCATCATGAGAGGCTTCTACTTCTCGACCATTGCCGATGACAGCTTTTTTACAGGTCCCCGGGAAAAGGTTTGGTCTCAGCCTGAAGAAATGATCCAGAGTCACTACGGAATCATCTTCAGGCTGACGAAGCAGGGAAATGACTTCATCCATAAGATTGTCGGCGGTGGATTGCTGGAGGATCTCGGCTTCACCCCGAATGAAATCAACGGCAAGACGCTGAAGGAGTTTTTGCCCGAAAAAGCGGGAAGAGTTGAGAAGTATTATGAATGTGTCTGGAAAAATAATGAGAAAATCGTCTTTGATATCGAAATAGGCGGGAACACCTATGCCATTTCGCTTATGCCTGTTTTGAACAACGGGGAAGTTGTCGAGATTGCCGGGGCAGTGATGGGAATCGTGAAGCATTCACGGTTGGACCGCTGTTCAAGGAGTACAAAGGCAAATGCCTTGTGA
- a CDS encoding ThiF family adenylyltransferase yields MNEMERYSRQILFKQIGRDGQKKLLASSAVIVGMGALGAVISNHLVRSGVGHVRFIDRDLVELSNLQRQTLYDEEDARENLPKVIAAEKKLRKINSEVRLEPIIADLTLDNAEDLLAGFDVIVDGTDNFMARYLINDVAVKHGIPWVYGGAVSSRGMFAVIKPGETPCYRCLFPSVPAGLGDTCDSIGVLSPITDIIGSFEAVEALKLLVGAESNPNLEQMDIWYNSFLQMDVSQGRNPECPACVHHHYEFLDRSSEQQINYASLCGRNTIQINPRQKAKLDLEKLAGRLKNNGEVKGNPFLLRFMPDDEITMVIFQDGRVLVHGTNDLVKAKNYYARYMGS; encoded by the coding sequence ATGAATGAAATGGAGCGTTATTCTAGACAAATTTTATTCAAGCAAATTGGCCGTGACGGACAGAAGAAACTGCTGGCTAGTTCTGCAGTCATCGTCGGCATGGGGGCACTGGGGGCAGTGATCTCGAATCATCTGGTTCGCTCGGGTGTGGGGCATGTGCGCTTCATCGACCGTGACCTGGTCGAGCTGTCCAATCTCCAGCGCCAGACTCTCTATGATGAAGAAGATGCGCGCGAGAACCTGCCGAAGGTCATCGCTGCTGAAAAAAAACTGAGGAAAATCAATTCCGAAGTGAGATTGGAACCAATTATTGCCGACCTAACGCTGGATAACGCGGAGGACCTGCTTGCTGGTTTTGATGTGATCGTCGATGGGACCGATAATTTCATGGCACGGTATCTCATAAACGATGTCGCTGTGAAACATGGAATTCCATGGGTCTACGGCGGGGCAGTGAGCTCAAGGGGCATGTTCGCTGTCATAAAACCAGGTGAGACTCCGTGCTATCGCTGTCTTTTCCCGTCCGTCCCCGCAGGACTTGGGGATACTTGTGACAGCATCGGTGTGCTATCACCAATCACGGATATCATCGGTTCGTTCGAAGCGGTCGAAGCTTTGAAGCTGCTTGTCGGAGCGGAGTCGAATCCCAATCTTGAACAGATGGATATCTGGTATAACTCGTTTTTGCAAATGGATGTCAGCCAGGGGCGCAACCCGGAATGCCCAGCATGTGTCCATCATCATTATGAATTTCTCGATCGCTCATCAGAGCAGCAGATTAACTATGCATCACTTTGCGGACGCAACACGATCCAAATCAATCCCCGACAGAAGGCAAAATTGGACCTTGAAAAACTGGCAGGCCGTTTGAAAAACAATGGCGAAGTAAAAGGCAACCCTTTCCTGTTACGTTTTATGCCTGATGATGAAATCACCATGGTCATCTTCCAGGATGGAAGGGTGCTGGTCCATGGCACGAATGATCTGGTAAAAGCTAAAAACTATTATGCCAGATACATGGGGTCCTAA
- a CDS encoding aldehyde ferredoxin oxidoreductase family protein has product MNLGGFKNKEVVVDLTNGTVGYRGINEEDVRKYIGGRGLGVKYVLDNGPEVEPLSEENILCIMTGPVTGSRSSMSGRLAVVTKSPLTGTVTDSHMGGWTAARLKWSGIDNVIFKGKSDKPVYLYIEDGQAEIRDASQLWGLSTRATVQALKDAHGEENLSVMTIGQAGENGVRFAGFMNEHDRAAGRGGTGAVAGYKKLKAIVIKAAQKGNMPEPAQKDDYNQANKKAVKAILEGGLTAPNKGGLSVYGTNVLTNLINEVGALPTRNSQLTHWDEAEKHSGEWVNEHILVANNTCHACPVGCKIEVEVKEGKYKTRVESFEFESAWALGANSGLSDSEAIAYLIDICNEYGMDTIELGHAISVTMEAYEKGIVEEKLDWGDADGMIEIARKIAFREGFGGILAEGPARATAAWGVPELSMSVKGQSIPAYDPRGIQGIGLGYATSNRGACHLRGYTIASEIAGIPEPTDRTVAEGKAELLNVFQNLLSFSDSMNICKFSSFSENAEHYAEQYSTMTGIPMTADDVMLAGERIYNLERYYNNLAGFNKREDDFLPKRFTEEGASGNSEGLVSRMDIMLEDYYNVRGWKDGVVTEEKLRELGIIGEETTPATEEV; this is encoded by the coding sequence ATGAATCTTGGGGGATTTAAAAACAAAGAAGTCGTAGTTGACTTAACCAATGGCACTGTCGGTTACCGTGGCATCAATGAAGAAGATGTAAGGAAGTATATCGGCGGCCGCGGCCTTGGAGTCAAGTATGTACTGGACAACGGACCAGAAGTTGAGCCTCTATCAGAAGAAAACATACTATGTATCATGACTGGCCCTGTAACAGGTTCTCGTTCTTCAATGAGCGGACGTCTTGCTGTCGTAACAAAGTCACCGCTTACCGGTACGGTTACTGACTCTCATATGGGCGGATGGACAGCTGCCCGTCTGAAGTGGTCTGGAATCGACAACGTGATTTTCAAAGGCAAGAGCGACAAACCGGTCTACCTGTATATCGAGGATGGCCAGGCAGAAATCCGCGACGCTTCTCAATTGTGGGGATTGAGCACGCGCGCGACTGTACAGGCTTTGAAAGATGCTCATGGCGAAGAAAACCTCAGCGTTATGACGATCGGCCAGGCTGGCGAAAACGGAGTGCGTTTTGCCGGTTTCATGAACGAGCATGACCGTGCGGCTGGACGCGGCGGTACTGGTGCGGTTGCAGGTTACAAAAAACTGAAGGCAATCGTGATCAAGGCAGCTCAAAAGGGCAACATGCCTGAGCCTGCTCAAAAAGATGACTACAATCAGGCTAACAAGAAAGCTGTTAAAGCGATTCTTGAAGGCGGCCTTACTGCTCCTAACAAAGGCGGCTTGTCAGTATACGGAACAAACGTCCTTACCAACTTGATCAATGAAGTGGGAGCGCTTCCAACACGAAACTCTCAATTGACACACTGGGATGAAGCAGAGAAGCATTCCGGCGAGTGGGTAAACGAGCACATTCTCGTTGCCAACAACACATGCCACGCTTGCCCGGTTGGCTGTAAGATCGAGGTTGAAGTCAAGGAAGGCAAATATAAGACTCGCGTAGAAAGCTTTGAGTTTGAATCTGCATGGGCGCTTGGAGCGAACAGCGGTTTGAGCGACTCTGAAGCGATCGCATACTTAATCGATATCTGTAATGAATATGGAATGGATACAATCGAGCTAGGCCACGCCATCTCTGTCACAATGGAAGCCTATGAAAAAGGCATCGTTGAAGAGAAGCTTGACTGGGGCGATGCTGACGGCATGATCGAGATTGCTCGCAAAATCGCGTTCCGTGAAGGTTTCGGCGGAATCCTTGCTGAAGGTCCTGCACGAGCGACTGCTGCATGGGGAGTTCCTGAACTGTCCATGTCCGTTAAAGGCCAGTCCATCCCAGCTTACGATCCGCGCGGAATCCAGGGAATCGGCCTTGGCTATGCGACTAGTAACCGTGGTGCCTGCCACCTTCGCGGCTACACAATCGCATCTGAAATCGCCGGTATTCCAGAGCCAACTGACCGTACAGTAGCAGAAGGAAAAGCTGAGCTTCTGAACGTATTCCAGAACCTGCTTTCATTCTCTGACTCTATGAATATCTGTAAGTTCTCTTCTTTCTCTGAAAACGCCGAGCACTACGCTGAGCAATACAGCACAATGACAGGCATCCCAATGACAGCGGATGATGTCATGCTTGCAGGGGAAAGAATCTACAACCTTGAGCGTTATTACAATAACCTAGCCGGCTTCAACAAGCGTGAGGATGACTTCCTTCCAAAACGCTTTACTGAAGAAGGTGCTTCCGGCAACAGTGAAGGACTTGTCTCACGCATGGATATCATGCTGGAAGACTATTACAATGTCCGCGGCTGGAAGGATGGCGTCGTTACCGAAGAAAAACTTCGCGAACTGGGCATCATTGGCGAAGAAACAACTCCGGCTACAGAAGAAGTTTAA
- a CDS encoding selenium metabolism-associated LysR family transcriptional regulator, whose amino-acid sequence MNLKKLDAFIMVVEKNSFSEAAAALKSSQPSVSLKIKSLEDELGFELLDRGAAGIRPTSAGMLVYSAAKDIKSRWKTLEDELGEFHGTLTGTLTIGASTIPGTYLLPGWIKKFRILFPKVDVKIDIGDSKKVLDQLQNHQIDAGIIGMKVDSRLVTSKPIASDSLVLVTPVEHPLTLAESPDFPQIQQYDFVLREEGSGTRKMMEHYLVEKGLSLDDLNIAVSIGSTESVIAAVEAGLGISFVSRLAAMPAVKTGRIAIIDSFAPYDREFYLVAQSDAENRPLIKQFTDAVMDSSL is encoded by the coding sequence ATGAATCTTAAAAAGCTTGATGCGTTCATTATGGTTGTAGAGAAGAACAGTTTTTCAGAGGCTGCAGCTGCGCTTAAAAGTTCCCAGCCATCGGTTAGCCTGAAAATCAAAAGTCTGGAAGATGAACTTGGATTCGAACTGCTCGACAGGGGGGCGGCTGGAATCAGGCCGACGTCTGCAGGAATGCTGGTGTACAGTGCTGCAAAGGACATTAAGAGCAGGTGGAAGACACTCGAAGATGAACTCGGGGAATTTCACGGTACGTTGACAGGGACTCTTACCATTGGTGCGAGCACGATACCGGGCACATACCTGCTTCCAGGCTGGATCAAGAAATTTCGGATTCTGTTTCCGAAGGTGGATGTAAAGATTGATATTGGCGATTCGAAGAAAGTGCTCGATCAATTGCAGAATCATCAGATTGACGCAGGCATTATTGGGATGAAAGTCGACTCACGCCTGGTGACGAGCAAGCCGATTGCCTCAGATTCACTGGTTTTAGTCACACCTGTGGAGCACCCATTAACCCTTGCAGAATCACCGGATTTTCCCCAAATACAGCAATATGATTTCGTCCTCCGTGAAGAAGGATCAGGAACACGGAAAATGATGGAGCATTACTTGGTGGAAAAAGGTCTGTCGCTTGATGATCTGAACATTGCTGTCTCGATCGGAAGCACGGAATCCGTGATCGCAGCCGTGGAAGCCGGACTCGGCATCAGCTTCGTTTCCAGACTCGCGGCAATGCCTGCTGTGAAAACAGGACGTATAGCCATCATTGATAGCTTTGCTCCGTACGACAGGGAGTTTTACCTTGTGGCACAATCGGATGCCGAAAATCGCCCGCTGATCAAGCAGTTCACCGACGCAGTCATGGATTCTAGTTTGTAA
- a CDS encoding FAD-linked oxidase C-terminal domain-containing protein produces MAGYIDELKRVIGEECVSVNETILELHGRDESYHEPRLPDVVVFPRDKTDVSKILKFADESRIPVVPFGLGTSLEGHVIPVNGGISLDMSQMNAILEVKENDFLVKVQPGVTRSVLNKELKKYGLFFTVDPGADATLGGMAATNASGTTSVRYGIMRDQVRDLEVVLANGDIIHTGSLSAKSSSGIHLNGMFVGSEGTLGVITELTLKVYGIPEAITAARAVFPSVRKAVDAVVGILAGGIPVARIEFVDGESVKKVNEYMETQYEEDTTLFMEFHGNEAGLAQDVEFATEILKDHGCSNFQFEADSKARNQLWEARHNLLYAYKHTAGNKSIMLTDVSVPVSELTGAILHTRELIDASLIEGSIVGHVGDGNYHVLLLLDKENPEKVTEAERINEEIVHYALNRGGTCTGEHGVGLGKAKYQRLEHGAAYEVMKTIKKSLDPNGILNPGKIFID; encoded by the coding sequence TTGGCAGGCTATATTGATGAGCTGAAAAGAGTGATCGGAGAAGAATGTGTAAGTGTGAATGAAACGATTTTGGAGCTTCATGGCCGCGATGAGTCGTACCATGAACCGCGCCTGCCTGATGTCGTCGTTTTTCCGAGGGATAAAACAGATGTCAGCAAGATCCTGAAATTTGCGGACGAAAGTAGGATTCCGGTCGTGCCATTCGGTTTGGGAACCAGTCTTGAAGGCCATGTCATTCCGGTGAATGGAGGGATTTCCCTCGACATGTCGCAGATGAATGCGATCCTCGAAGTGAAGGAAAATGACTTTCTGGTTAAAGTCCAGCCCGGCGTGACCAGGTCCGTATTGAATAAAGAACTGAAGAAATACGGCTTGTTCTTCACTGTCGATCCAGGTGCAGACGCGACACTCGGCGGGATGGCGGCAACGAATGCGAGCGGCACGACTTCTGTCAGGTACGGCATCATGAGGGACCAGGTCCGGGATCTGGAAGTAGTACTCGCCAATGGTGATATCATCCATACCGGCAGTCTGTCTGCCAAGTCTTCTTCAGGAATCCATCTGAACGGCATGTTTGTTGGCTCGGAAGGAACGCTTGGGGTCATAACAGAGCTCACGTTGAAAGTGTACGGAATTCCGGAGGCGATTACTGCAGCAAGGGCGGTTTTTCCTTCTGTAAGAAAAGCTGTCGATGCCGTAGTCGGCATTCTGGCAGGCGGCATTCCTGTCGCCCGGATTGAGTTTGTCGATGGGGAATCTGTCAAAAAAGTAAATGAATACATGGAAACTCAGTACGAAGAAGACACAACGTTATTCATGGAGTTCCACGGCAACGAAGCAGGGCTCGCTCAGGATGTAGAGTTCGCCACGGAAATATTGAAGGACCACGGCTGTTCGAACTTCCAATTCGAGGCTGATTCCAAAGCGCGAAACCAGCTGTGGGAAGCAAGGCATAATCTGCTTTACGCCTACAAACACACCGCCGGAAACAAAAGCATCATGCTGACAGATGTCAGTGTCCCGGTCTCAGAATTGACCGGAGCGATTCTCCACACCCGGGAATTAATTGACGCTTCATTGATTGAAGGCTCGATTGTCGGCCATGTCGGTGACGGCAATTATCATGTTTTGCTGCTGCTTGATAAAGAAAATCCTGAAAAAGTAACCGAAGCTGAACGGATCAATGAAGAAATTGTCCACTATGCGCTGAACCGCGGCGGAACCTGCACCGGCGAGCACGGAGTAGGATTGGGAAAAGCAAAATACCAGCGCCTCGAGCACGGAGCTGCCTATGAAGTGATGAAAACCATTAAAAAAAGCCTTGATCCGAATGGGATACTGAACCCTGGGAAGATTTTTATAGATTAA
- a CDS encoding ubiquitin-like small modifier protein 1, giving the protein MQVKVFANLRDICGGVTVEVKPDGERVMDVLDKMCEMFPDLHEEIFTEEKTLKPFVHVYINGRNIVHDQELETNVKESDQFALFPPVAGG; this is encoded by the coding sequence ATGCAGGTTAAAGTATTTGCTAATCTCAGAGATATTTGCGGAGGCGTGACGGTCGAAGTGAAGCCTGATGGGGAACGGGTAATGGATGTGCTTGATAAAATGTGCGAAATGTTCCCGGATTTGCACGAAGAAATTTTCACAGAAGAAAAGACGCTCAAGCCATTTGTACACGTTTATATCAATGGCCGTAACATCGTCCATGACCAGGAACTCGAAACGAATGTAAAAGAAAGCGACCAGTTCGCATTGTTCCCTCCTGTTGCCGGTGGCTGA
- the brnQ gene encoding branched-chain amino acid transport system II carrier protein — translation MGSLKGKDTLTIGLMLFALFFGAGNLIFPPFLGQEAGANFWPAMLGFVVTGVGLPLLTVVVISMAKGGVKEIGSRVHPVFAVVFSVAVYLSIGPFFGIPRSANVAFEMSVKPFLAEGGLHTTVLLLFTVAFFALVYWVTLNPSKMVERIGSILTPVLLAAIVLLVLGSFFKLDGSFGAVSEKYTAAPFATGFLEGYLTMDTIAALAFGIIVVGAVQQKKALERKQIVRETLKAGVIAGIGLAFVYVTVGLMGAKMASGGQFENGSEILTASAKLMFGVPGMLLLGLIVTLACFTTAVGLVAATSQFFNKMMPQVPYKVFALSVTLVSLLIANLGLNQIISISVPVLIVLYPITIVLVILSFLDRFFKGARGVYVGAVFAAGMVSVIDGLKTFGVESEALMALLQSLPLYAEGLGWLLPALVGGLAGWILDKLLPSKGLNPASE, via the coding sequence ATGGGAAGCTTAAAAGGTAAAGATACACTCACAATCGGTTTAATGTTATTTGCATTATTTTTTGGAGCAGGGAATCTGATTTTCCCGCCATTTTTAGGGCAGGAAGCAGGAGCGAACTTCTGGCCGGCCATGCTTGGTTTTGTCGTGACCGGGGTTGGGCTGCCGTTGTTGACGGTCGTTGTCATTTCAATGGCAAAGGGCGGCGTAAAAGAAATCGGGTCAAGGGTCCATCCTGTTTTTGCAGTTGTTTTCAGCGTTGCAGTATACTTGTCGATTGGACCGTTTTTCGGGATTCCGCGAAGCGCCAATGTTGCTTTTGAAATGTCCGTCAAGCCATTCCTGGCAGAGGGCGGTTTGCATACGACTGTCCTATTGCTTTTCACAGTTGCGTTTTTTGCACTTGTTTACTGGGTGACATTGAATCCATCAAAAATGGTTGAGCGGATTGGGAGCATTTTAACGCCTGTTTTGCTCGCTGCCATCGTTCTGCTGGTACTCGGCAGCTTTTTCAAACTGGACGGATCATTTGGAGCTGTCTCTGAAAAATACACCGCTGCACCATTTGCCACAGGTTTCCTTGAAGGGTACCTGACAATGGATACCATTGCGGCGCTGGCATTCGGCATCATTGTCGTAGGAGCTGTCCAGCAGAAAAAGGCGCTGGAACGCAAACAGATTGTAAGGGAAACATTAAAAGCAGGCGTCATTGCCGGAATTGGCCTGGCTTTTGTCTATGTAACAGTCGGCCTGATGGGAGCAAAGATGGCTTCGGGAGGTCAATTCGAAAATGGCAGTGAGATTTTAACAGCTTCTGCGAAGTTGATGTTCGGTGTACCGGGCATGCTGCTGTTAGGATTGATTGTGACTCTTGCCTGCTTTACGACTGCTGTTGGTCTTGTAGCGGCAACCAGCCAATTTTTCAACAAGATGATGCCACAGGTGCCTTATAAGGTGTTCGCCTTGTCTGTGACATTGGTCAGCTTGCTAATCGCAAACCTTGGCTTAAACCAGATCATTTCGATTTCAGTACCTGTTTTGATCGTTCTATATCCAATCACGATCGTTCTAGTCATCCTTTCTTTCCTTGACCGCTTTTTCAAAGGAGCGCGAGGGGTCTATGTCGGAGCTGTTTTTGCCGCTGGAATGGTCAGTGTCATAGATGGATTGAAAACATTTGGCGTTGAATCAGAAGCACTGATGGCTCTTCTTCAATCGCTTCCTCTTTATGCAGAAGGTCTGGGCTGGCTTCTGCCTGCTCTGGTCGGCGGCCTGGCTGGATGGATATTGGACAAGCTTCTTCCTTCCAAAGGTTTAAATCCCGCATCTGAGTAA